A portion of the uncultured Bacteroides sp. genome contains these proteins:
- a CDS encoding two-component regulator propeller domain-containing protein produces the protein MRKHSLFILLLLWLLLISFPTQAQELFSSRYNITYVTMNNGLLHNFIDDIYKDHRGFLWLSTAGGGLSRYDGYEFVHYNTSTPRTKLKSNFIRNVCEDAFGRLWIASEGGTDILDLSSLQLIIPLDKQNKIAALLNQPGIGVITDSRKNIWLCCGSSLHKIVFDEKGDIANTYALTSIPLLIPSVALQDVDEDGNIWMGFGNEVRKVTAEESGILRTTIVSPRLKFEVGTFISVFKAKENEVWIGTDRGLFRYNKSGDLLKHYQHTNNDHRSLSQNYITDLAITGDKQLIVATLKGANIYNPITDSFEQIAQEGLSTGNKLNSNFVNCLLVDGNIIWYGTETGGINKMTPRRLSVHNFSYQQDNSYSLSRNPVNAIYEDMKENLWVGTVEGGLNKKIKNENRFQHYTTEAPSRLSHNSVSAITADGRNHLWVGTWGGGINLLDLNHADQQVIKYISSKTHPGFPIDFIGSLCYDPINKGMWVGANQGIYFYDFATERFISPFANKAGEKVHGCIGAIIDRHDQLWMGCMEGVYMINLHSFKKGHFAYKYLKYKLDEPNSRLVEKISCFFLTVNGTLWIGSNGYGIYKCVETGKNSCKFVSYTTAQGLANNSIRGILEDSKGSLWISTNNGLSCMDSSTGRFTNFSTDDGLASNQFYWNAYCKAKDGNLYFGGLEGLVSIGSEHLQTKPFASKVTFTKLRILNEEVLPGNDYIDTDISTAKIIHLHEKDKSFSLEFAALNFDPQSTAVYSYRLLGFEENWVEVPANRRFASYTNLQPGTYTLQVKYASEGDSSDSQIAELTIVVEPFFYKTTGFILLMIFIIGMAVYQVYKWRIRTLQQQKLLLHKTVEKRTRELEKQKEVLENQTIALSRQNNLLTQQNEKITRQKKQLIQMSKKVQELTMDKLAFFTNITHEFRTPITLIIGPIERALKLSSNPQVIEQLHFVERNSKYLLSLINQLMDFRKIESGKLEIVASTGNFVQFIDALVVPFEAFAGERNIIIRKYIRLSSPEFQYDEDAMRKVITNLLSNAIKFTPNGGTVTLYVASIIHTETKKEQLYICVSDTGSGVPKEDLEQIFNRFYQSREHIKFPVYGQSGTGIGLYLCKRIVQLHEGTITVRNNRKVGCSFRMQVPLSRAESSYIALVPPNSGNAPQQQVDQNLQKSDLTKTLGRLTMLVVEDNKDMRAYIRSILTDKYHVMEAENGVEALAVLGDYNIDFIISDLMMPVMDGMELSRKVKENFAISHIPFLMLTAKTAKEARIESFRIGVDEYLLKPFDEELLLARINNILENRKRYQRQFSFNMEVDQLQMDEESNDKKFLDKMMEVIKENYKNSYYEVSDLIEAMGVSKSLLNKKMQSLTGQSAGQFIRNYRLNIARELIIKNRITKNMNISEIAYEVGFNDPKYFTRCFTKHFNIPPSSLLEEKESL, from the coding sequence ATGCGAAAACACTCTTTATTCATCCTACTCTTATTATGGCTTTTATTGATTTCCTTTCCCACACAGGCTCAGGAGTTATTTTCTTCTCGTTACAATATTACCTATGTAACGATGAACAATGGTTTGCTACATAATTTCATTGACGATATATACAAAGATCATCGAGGGTTTCTATGGCTATCTACTGCCGGCGGCGGATTATCCCGATACGATGGCTACGAATTCGTACATTATAATACCAGCACTCCGCGCACAAAGCTAAAAAGTAATTTCATACGCAATGTTTGCGAAGATGCTTTCGGGCGACTATGGATCGCATCGGAAGGTGGAACTGATATCCTTGACCTTTCAAGCCTCCAACTAATCATTCCGCTGGATAAACAAAACAAGATTGCGGCATTGTTGAATCAGCCGGGTATTGGAGTGATTACTGATAGCAGAAAAAATATCTGGCTCTGCTGCGGAAGCTCACTGCACAAAATAGTGTTCGACGAGAAAGGTGATATTGCCAATACATATGCCCTAACATCCATTCCTCTGCTTATACCTTCGGTGGCCTTGCAAGATGTGGATGAAGACGGTAATATCTGGATGGGATTCGGTAACGAAGTGCGTAAAGTCACTGCCGAAGAAAGTGGTATACTTAGGACCACGATCGTATCACCCCGATTGAAATTTGAAGTGGGCACATTTATTTCTGTATTCAAGGCTAAAGAGAACGAAGTTTGGATTGGAACTGACAGAGGATTATTCAGATATAATAAGAGTGGCGATCTTTTAAAGCATTATCAGCATACAAACAATGATCATCGCTCCCTGTCTCAGAACTACATCACCGACCTTGCCATCACAGGTGATAAACAACTGATTGTAGCTACGCTGAAAGGAGCAAATATATACAATCCGATCACAGATAGTTTCGAACAGATAGCTCAAGAAGGCTTATCGACGGGAAACAAGCTCAACTCTAATTTTGTAAATTGCCTCTTGGTGGACGGCAATATTATATGGTATGGCACAGAAACAGGAGGCATCAATAAAATGACTCCCAGAAGATTGTCCGTACACAACTTTAGCTATCAACAAGATAATTCATATAGTCTATCCAGAAATCCGGTAAACGCTATTTATGAAGACATGAAAGAGAATTTATGGGTAGGAACCGTGGAGGGAGGACTAAATAAAAAGATTAAAAACGAAAATAGGTTTCAGCATTATACCACAGAAGCACCAAGCAGACTTAGCCATAATTCCGTCAGCGCCATTACTGCCGACGGAAGAAATCATCTATGGGTGGGTACATGGGGGGGTGGCATTAATTTGCTAGATCTTAATCATGCAGATCAACAGGTCATAAAATATATCTCCTCTAAAACCCACCCGGGATTCCCCATTGATTTCATTGGCTCACTTTGCTACGATCCTATCAACAAAGGCATGTGGGTGGGAGCCAATCAAGGCATCTATTTTTACGACTTCGCTACTGAACGATTTATCTCGCCTTTTGCCAACAAAGCAGGAGAAAAGGTGCATGGCTGCATTGGAGCCATAATAGACAGACATGATCAATTATGGATGGGGTGTATGGAAGGAGTTTATATGATCAATTTACACTCTTTCAAAAAGGGGCATTTTGCCTATAAATACTTAAAATACAAACTTGACGAACCCAACTCTCGCTTAGTTGAAAAAATAAGTTGCTTTTTCTTAACAGTCAATGGTACGCTTTGGATTGGCAGTAACGGATATGGCATCTACAAGTGCGTAGAAACAGGAAAAAATTCATGCAAATTTGTTTCGTACACCACTGCTCAAGGTTTAGCAAATAATAGTATCCGGGGTATTCTGGAAGACAGCAAAGGAAGTTTATGGATTAGCACCAACAACGGATTATCTTGCATGGATTCTTCAACAGGACGGTTTACCAACTTTAGCACAGATGACGGACTAGCCAGTAACCAGTTTTATTGGAATGCCTATTGCAAAGCAAAAGATGGAAATCTCTATTTTGGTGGATTAGAAGGACTCGTGTCAATCGGTTCGGAGCATCTGCAAACAAAGCCTTTCGCGAGCAAAGTAACCTTTACTAAATTAAGAATTCTCAATGAAGAAGTTCTTCCCGGAAATGATTATATAGACACAGATATCTCTACGGCAAAAATCATTCATCTGCATGAAAAAGATAAGTCTTTCTCATTAGAATTTGCAGCCTTGAACTTTGATCCGCAAAGCACAGCCGTCTACAGTTATCGACTCTTGGGATTCGAGGAGAACTGGGTTGAAGTACCTGCCAATAGGCGTTTTGCCAGTTACACGAATCTACAGCCGGGAACCTATACCTTACAAGTGAAATATGCCTCTGAAGGAGATAGCAGTGACAGTCAGATAGCCGAGTTGACTATTGTTGTAGAACCGTTCTTCTACAAAACAACAGGTTTTATCCTTCTAATGATTTTCATCATTGGAATGGCCGTTTATCAAGTGTACAAATGGCGTATAAGAACGTTGCAGCAGCAAAAACTACTGCTGCATAAAACAGTGGAAAAGCGCACCCGCGAATTGGAAAAGCAGAAAGAAGTTTTGGAGAACCAGACAATAGCCCTCTCCAGACAAAACAATCTGCTCACCCAACAGAACGAAAAGATAACCCGCCAGAAGAAGCAACTGATACAAATGTCGAAAAAGGTACAAGAGCTAACAATGGACAAACTCGCCTTCTTTACCAACATCACGCATGAGTTTCGTACCCCTATTACACTCATCATCGGCCCTATAGAACGAGCTTTAAAACTAAGTTCCAATCCGCAGGTTATAGAGCAGCTACACTTTGTGGAGCGCAACTCGAAATATCTACTGTCGCTCATCAACCAATTGATGGATTTTCGTAAGATAGAATCGGGTAAACTAGAAATCGTAGCGTCCACAGGCAACTTTGTGCAATTCATCGATGCACTGGTAGTACCGTTCGAAGCATTTGCAGGAGAACGTAACATTATTATCCGTAAATATATCCGTCTTAGTTCACCTGAATTTCAGTATGACGAAGATGCTATGCGCAAAGTAATCACCAATCTATTATCGAATGCGATCAAGTTTACTCCTAACGGAGGAACCGTGACACTCTATGTAGCGTCAATCATTCATACTGAAACAAAGAAAGAGCAACTCTATATCTGTGTTAGCGACACAGGCTCAGGAGTTCCGAAAGAAGATCTTGAACAGATTTTCAATCGCTTCTATCAATCAAGGGAACACATTAAATTCCCCGTTTACGGTCAAAGCGGCACCGGCATAGGTTTGTATCTTTGCAAACGCATCGTTCAGCTGCACGAAGGCACAATAACAGTTCGAAACAATCGTAAGGTAGGTTGCTCGTTTCGGATGCAAGTACCGCTATCTCGCGCAGAAAGTAGCTACATTGCTCTTGTTCCTCCAAACAGTGGCAATGCCCCACAACAGCAGGTTGACCAGAATTTACAGAAATCTGATCTGACCAAAACACTCGGTAGGCTAACCATGCTGGTGGTTGAGGATAACAAGGACATGCGTGCCTATATACGTTCCATCCTCACCGACAAATATCATGTGATGGAAGCGGAAAATGGAGTAGAAGCACTAGCTGTTTTGGGCGATTACAACATCGATTTCATCATTAGTGACCTGATGATGCCTGTGATGGATGGTATGGAACTATCGCGCAAAGTGAAAGAAAACTTTGCCATATCCCACATTCCTTTTCTGATGCTCACCGCTAAAACAGCCAAAGAGGCTCGCATAGAAAGCTTCCGTATAGGAGTGGACGAGTATTTACTAAAGCCCTTTGATGAAGAGCTGTTACTTGCAAGAATCAATAACATACTTGAAAACA